In Candidatus Cohnella colombiensis, one DNA window encodes the following:
- a CDS encoding ABC transporter permease subunit, whose protein sequence is MKAIPESGTSAVVESEPSKISKFLKRAIQNRYLYLMSLPFVAWAFLFTYYPLWGWIMAFQKYKPKLSVWEREWVGFDNFRMLFHDDTFYLVMRNTLAMSFMSLIAGFTIPIIFALLLNEVKQMAFKKTVQTISYLPHFVSWAVVAGIVSKMLSTDNGAINDLLVWVGIIDEPVQWLAKGHYFWGIVTLSDVWKETGWNAIIYLAAMAGIAPELYEAARVDGASRIRQMWHITLPSIRPTIIILMILSIGNLINIGFEKQFLLGNNLVVDYSKVLDLYALEYGIKINRISFATAINIFNSVVAIILLFTANGLFKRFSKESVF, encoded by the coding sequence ATGAAAGCGATACCGGAAAGTGGTACCTCGGCGGTCGTGGAATCGGAACCATCGAAAATTTCGAAATTTCTCAAGCGAGCTATCCAAAATCGGTATTTGTACTTAATGTCGTTGCCGTTCGTGGCTTGGGCGTTCCTCTTTACCTATTACCCCTTATGGGGTTGGATAATGGCATTTCAGAAGTACAAGCCAAAGCTCTCAGTATGGGAGCGGGAATGGGTCGGATTTGATAACTTTCGGATGCTCTTCCATGATGATACGTTTTATCTGGTAATGCGCAATACGCTTGCGATGAGTTTCATGTCGTTGATCGCAGGCTTTACAATTCCAATCATTTTCGCGCTATTACTCAACGAAGTAAAACAAATGGCGTTCAAGAAAACGGTGCAAACGATCTCGTATTTGCCACACTTCGTCTCTTGGGCGGTCGTCGCAGGTATCGTGTCCAAGATGCTATCGACCGACAATGGAGCGATTAACGATTTGCTAGTGTGGGTCGGAATAATCGATGAACCCGTTCAATGGCTGGCAAAGGGGCATTACTTTTGGGGAATTGTAACGCTGTCAGATGTCTGGAAGGAAACAGGCTGGAATGCGATCATCTACTTGGCGGCGATGGCAGGCATTGCACCGGAGCTTTACGAAGCAGCCAGGGTCGATGGTGCTAGCCGAATACGGCAAATGTGGCATATTACATTGCCTAGCATTCGTCCGACAATTATTATTCTCATGATCCTGTCGATCGGCAACCTGATCAACATCGGCTTCGAGAAGCAGTTCCTGCTCGGTAATAATCTTGTTGTAGATTACTCGAAGGTGCTCGATCTGTACGCGCTAGAGTATGGAATTAAGATCAACCGGATTTCATTCGCTACGGCGATCAACATATTCAACTCAGTCGTCGCAATCATTCTGCTCTTCACGGCAAACGGACTTTTCAAGCGATTCTCGAAAGAAAGCGTATTCTAG
- a CDS encoding ABC transporter substrate-binding protein, producing MASKRKWPGLVLSVALLAGLLAACGTKDNKGSSSPSASPSDSSSPTASQPAEKLAPLTLTYYSEDVNPNWANNQDDTGKALIEMTGITLDAEFAVGDAVQKSALIASSGEYPDLISAKTSISKFVDAGAVLDLTDLIEQHAPNLKKLFEGKMNRLKYSESDQAIYVIPSYDGIDKQDFDTGGGFELQHRVVKELGYPTIRTVTDYENAIKAYLEKHPKDENGNPNIGLSLIADDWRMYIGVTNPAFQVTGGSDDGEYYVDIDTNEVTYHFRRPAEKEYFRWLNHMNAEGLLDKESFVQKYDQYKAKIATGRVLGLIDQKWEFDDGQKALKAEGKFDQAYGHYPVTMSTDFKNTTFWPTGFTGGSGVAISVNNPDPVRTIKYLDYLASEEGQILVNWGIEGKHYNIENGKRVIPAEVNNRKVNDAINFQKESGIGSYNLLSGHYGDGVKDSTGNYFTTRYPEQLIVDYSDVEKEVLSAYKATTWKDLFPQETEFKTKPWGALWNIPIPSDSELVVLEEKIKNITWKRIPEAILAKPEKFDEIWDKFLNDIEAAGVKKAEGLRQELLNERLSLWGS from the coding sequence ATGGCATCAAAGAGAAAATGGCCAGGCCTCGTGTTAAGCGTTGCGCTTCTGGCAGGTTTGCTAGCCGCTTGTGGCACGAAAGACAACAAAGGTTCTAGTAGTCCTAGCGCCTCCCCGAGTGATTCGAGCTCGCCAACTGCTTCTCAGCCAGCTGAAAAGCTTGCACCGCTCACACTCACTTATTACAGCGAAGATGTAAACCCTAACTGGGCGAACAATCAGGATGACACAGGTAAAGCACTAATTGAAATGACGGGCATCACGTTGGATGCGGAATTTGCTGTTGGTGACGCTGTACAGAAATCTGCGCTCATTGCCTCTAGCGGAGAATATCCGGATCTTATCAGTGCAAAAACAAGCATTAGCAAATTCGTGGACGCTGGCGCTGTGCTAGATTTGACCGATTTAATCGAGCAGCATGCTCCGAACTTGAAGAAGCTGTTCGAAGGCAAAATGAATCGCCTTAAGTATAGCGAATCCGATCAAGCGATTTACGTTATTCCTTCGTATGACGGTATTGATAAACAAGATTTTGATACTGGCGGAGGTTTCGAGCTGCAGCATCGTGTCGTCAAAGAACTCGGCTATCCGACGATCCGCACGGTCACGGATTATGAGAATGCGATCAAAGCATACCTCGAAAAACATCCAAAGGACGAGAACGGCAATCCGAACATCGGTCTTTCACTTATTGCTGACGACTGGCGGATGTACATCGGTGTCACGAATCCCGCATTCCAGGTTACTGGTGGCTCCGATGATGGAGAATACTATGTTGACATCGACACGAATGAAGTAACGTATCACTTCCGTCGTCCTGCAGAGAAAGAATACTTCCGCTGGCTGAATCACATGAATGCGGAAGGGCTGCTTGACAAAGAATCTTTCGTTCAAAAGTATGACCAATACAAAGCAAAAATCGCAACGGGTCGCGTTCTTGGCTTGATTGACCAAAAGTGGGAATTTGACGATGGTCAAAAAGCGTTGAAGGCAGAAGGAAAGTTTGATCAAGCTTACGGTCATTATCCAGTAACAATGTCAACAGATTTTAAAAACACGACATTCTGGCCAACAGGCTTCACAGGCGGTTCCGGTGTTGCGATCTCGGTGAACAATCCGGATCCGGTACGTACGATCAAGTATTTGGACTATCTTGCTTCCGAAGAAGGTCAAATACTCGTGAACTGGGGTATCGAAGGCAAGCATTACAACATCGAGAACGGCAAGCGCGTCATTCCGGCAGAAGTCAACAATCGCAAAGTTAACGATGCGATCAATTTCCAAAAGGAATCCGGAATCGGAAGCTACAACTTGCTGAGCGGTCACTACGGCGACGGCGTCAAAGATTCAACAGGCAATTACTTCACTACGAGGTATCCAGAGCAATTAATAGTCGATTATAGTGACGTGGAAAAAGAAGTTCTTTCTGCGTACAAGGCAACGACCTGGAAAGATCTCTTCCCACAAGAAACTGAGTTTAAGACAAAGCCATGGGGTGCTCTCTGGAACATTCCGATCCCGAGTGATAGCGAGCTTGTAGTCCTCGAGGAGAAGATCAAGAACATCACATGGAAACGGATTCCTGAGGCGATTCTTGCTAAGCCAGAGAAATTCGACGAGATCTGGGACAAATTCTTGAACGATATCGAAGCGGCAGGTGTCAAAAAGGCAGAAGGACTTCGTCAAGAGTTGTTAAATGAGCGCCTGAGTTTATGGGGTAGCTGA
- a CDS encoding DUF421 domain-containing protein — MFALEALSIIISGFILFRIAGKKVIAEMTPLEMVTTLAVGTIIGHAVSDNTLWKTIVTIAIFVAMLIVFQTVALKWRLFQTIIIGNPTLVIMNGVILTQNLSKLRMTTEQLEMRIRQVGISHISDIHCATIEVNGQLGYELAQSAKPLTHGELKQLLKQLSVDLPDIEQKSHNVFEKLNKG, encoded by the coding sequence GTGTTCGCTTTGGAAGCACTGAGTATTATTATTTCAGGATTTATTTTATTCAGAATTGCTGGTAAGAAAGTAATCGCTGAAATGACTCCTCTGGAAATGGTCACCACACTAGCAGTCGGTACAATTATTGGACACGCCGTATCTGATAACACGCTGTGGAAAACGATTGTAACGATTGCGATTTTTGTAGCTATGCTAATCGTATTTCAAACCGTTGCATTAAAGTGGAGATTATTTCAAACTATAATTATAGGTAACCCCACCTTAGTCATCATGAACGGTGTTATCTTGACACAAAATTTATCAAAATTACGAATGACTACTGAACAATTGGAGATGCGCATACGTCAAGTTGGAATATCCCATATATCCGACATCCATTGCGCAACGATTGAAGTAAACGGACAGCTTGGTTATGAACTCGCACAATCCGCCAAGCCTTTAACGCATGGCGAGTTAAAGCAGCTATTAAAGCAGTTGAGTGTCGATCTGCCGGATATAGAGCAGAAAAGCCATAATGTGTTTGAGAAATTAAATAAAGGCTAG
- a CDS encoding response regulator transcription factor encodes MYSILIVDDEPLIREGLRTIIDWEEHGFRVVDVASDAAEALRKHQQLEPSLMIVDIRMPGMDGLELLRKIHEQYRPCPHFLILSGYADFEYARTALQLKVDGYLLKPIDEDELISYLRKVKDEIDEDNRVINRGRDRDWESRILELLSGKDPVPIGTNDWNWSSYEIALVKPLSREEIDAATIAQVKRLLAESFDHTGRGIVFSIDSYVGVLLKETAESPSKHRATYNLINEACGKCGLDFIVVAGGAVPKPELLGRSYERACSLIKQRFLYSGGKLHLAEPELQGNGTDSEAISADDKLFLALDAANPKAAEDALHGMGSSWLAAGANELEIKGGFVSKMSATISRLSLNRPELREHVQTYNAEVTALYGEYRYEHLLKKLSSICMGICDKLNEKDAGPDKQVRKMIELIHRNSSDHLRLETLAEALGYNSSYLGKLFKSTTGDNFNTYLDKVRIDKAKELLRQGKKVYQVAEQIGYTNVDYFHAKFRKYVGSSPISFRKNPEGDEPTE; translated from the coding sequence ATGTATAGCATATTAATCGTAGACGACGAGCCGTTGATCCGGGAAGGGTTGCGGACGATCATAGATTGGGAGGAGCATGGCTTTCGGGTTGTGGATGTCGCTTCCGACGCTGCGGAAGCGCTACGCAAGCATCAACAGCTGGAGCCTAGCCTGATGATCGTCGACATTCGCATGCCGGGAATGGACGGCCTTGAGCTGCTGCGTAAAATTCACGAGCAATACCGGCCATGTCCTCATTTTCTGATTCTTAGCGGGTATGCTGATTTCGAATACGCGCGCACGGCGTTGCAATTGAAGGTCGACGGCTATTTACTTAAGCCGATCGATGAGGATGAACTCATTAGCTATCTGCGCAAGGTCAAAGATGAGATAGATGAAGATAATCGCGTAATCAACCGAGGCCGGGATCGGGACTGGGAAAGCCGGATCTTAGAGCTACTATCTGGGAAAGATCCGGTGCCGATCGGAACGAACGATTGGAATTGGTCATCTTATGAGATCGCCCTCGTCAAGCCTCTGAGTCGTGAAGAAATCGACGCAGCAACGATCGCCCAAGTCAAACGGCTGTTGGCAGAGTCCTTCGATCATACAGGCAGAGGAATCGTGTTCTCCATTGACTCTTATGTCGGCGTGCTCTTAAAGGAGACTGCGGAGTCACCGTCCAAGCACCGCGCGACCTACAATCTAATCAACGAGGCTTGTGGGAAATGCGGGCTAGATTTCATCGTGGTCGCGGGAGGCGCGGTACCTAAACCTGAGCTGCTAGGGCGTTCTTACGAACGGGCTTGCTCGCTCATAAAGCAACGTTTTCTGTATTCGGGAGGTAAGCTTCATCTTGCAGAACCTGAACTGCAAGGCAACGGAACGGATTCGGAAGCCATCTCCGCGGACGACAAGCTGTTCCTAGCCTTGGATGCCGCAAATCCGAAAGCCGCCGAGGACGCTTTGCACGGGATGGGCTCAAGCTGGTTGGCTGCGGGAGCGAACGAACTGGAGATCAAGGGAGGCTTCGTCTCAAAAATGTCGGCTACGATTTCCAGATTGTCGCTGAACAGGCCAGAGCTGCGGGAACATGTTCAAACGTATAATGCGGAAGTGACCGCGTTATACGGTGAATACCGATACGAGCACTTGCTGAAGAAACTGTCCTCGATTTGCATGGGGATTTGCGACAAGCTGAACGAGAAGGATGCGGGACCGGATAAACAAGTCCGTAAAATGATCGAGCTCATCCATCGCAACAGCTCCGATCACCTGAGGCTGGAAACGTTGGCCGAAGCGCTAGGTTACAACAGTTCTTATTTAGGCAAGCTGTTCAAAAGCACAACCGGCGACAATTTCAACACATATCTGGACAAAGTCAGAATCGATAAGGCGAAGGAATTGCTCCGTCAAGGAAAAAAAGTATACCAAGTCGCGGAACAGATCGGATATACGAACGTGGATTATTTTCACGCCAAATTTCGCAAGTATGTCGGCTCGTCTCCGATTTCATTTCGGAAAAACCCCGAGGGAGACGAACCAACCGAGTAA
- a CDS encoding HD domain-containing protein, translating into MGIHTYFQSLNDLERIIRCPGKFKFQEHSVSAHSWKVVQYAKTLADIEESNGVTVDWKKLYEVTSSHDYGEIFIGDIKTPVKHYSLELRSMLQQVEEGMVAHFIDEHIPEEFKPIFRRQLREGKDDSVEGLILEVADKMDQIYEAFAELQRGNTEKEFIVMYRNALIKIKQIKLHCVNYFLQDILPDLVSEGSKSPIDIEKITKEALAS; encoded by the coding sequence ATGGGTATTCACACGTATTTTCAATCGCTAAACGATCTTGAGCGCATTATTCGCTGCCCAGGTAAATTCAAGTTTCAAGAGCATAGCGTATCGGCTCACTCTTGGAAGGTCGTTCAATATGCGAAAACGTTGGCGGACATCGAAGAAAGCAACGGAGTCACTGTAGATTGGAAGAAGCTATATGAAGTAACAAGCAGTCATGATTATGGTGAAATCTTCATTGGGGATATTAAAACGCCCGTGAAGCACTATTCTCTAGAGCTTCGATCCATGCTGCAGCAAGTAGAAGAAGGAATGGTCGCTCATTTCATTGATGAGCATATTCCAGAGGAATTTAAGCCTATCTTCCGTAGACAATTACGTGAAGGCAAAGACGATTCAGTGGAAGGACTCATCTTAGAAGTTGCTGATAAAATGGATCAGATCTATGAAGCTTTTGCAGAGCTACAACGAGGGAACACCGAAAAAGAATTTATCGTCATGTATCGAAATGCGCTTATCAAAATTAAACAAATTAAACTTCATTGCGTTAATTATTTTCTTCAGGATATCTTGCCCGATTTGGTAAGCGAAGGATCAAAATCCCCTATCGATATTGAAAAGATTACGAAAGAAGCGTTAGCCTCTTAG
- a CDS encoding carbohydrate ABC transporter permease — protein MSARSIRRGVSRSERIFDVLIYTFLIVAAFVTLYPFLNVLAISLNDSTDSVRGGITIFPRQFSLDNYKAIFTYDTLFTGFKNSLLRTLIGSVLGLLSASMLAYTLARRDFQGRKFVSTYLAITMYVTAGLIPFYILIKDLHMMNTFAVYVLPGIVSAFNVFVVRSFMDGIPYEIQESAKIDGANDFTIYWRIILPMTKPALATIGLFLAVGQWNSWFDTYLYNGSSEQLTTLQFELVKVLQSTTNNSGDYRSPNISQITNTVSPDSVKMAITIFVSVPILLVYPFLQRYFVKGLTLGSVKG, from the coding sequence ATGTCGGCTCGCAGCATTCGCAGAGGCGTCTCCCGGTCCGAAAGGATTTTCGACGTTCTCATCTACACTTTTCTCATCGTCGCAGCGTTCGTCACGCTCTACCCATTTCTCAACGTGCTCGCTATATCGTTGAATGATTCGACTGACAGCGTGCGTGGCGGAATTACAATCTTCCCTCGTCAATTCTCGTTGGATAATTATAAAGCGATCTTCACGTACGATACGCTGTTTACCGGCTTCAAAAATTCATTGCTACGTACACTCATCGGGTCTGTACTCGGATTGCTCAGTGCATCGATGCTTGCATATACACTTGCGCGACGCGATTTCCAAGGACGCAAGTTCGTATCGACATACTTGGCCATCACGATGTACGTTACTGCCGGATTGATTCCGTTCTATATTTTGATAAAAGATTTGCATATGATGAATACTTTCGCGGTATATGTTCTTCCTGGTATTGTTAGCGCATTTAACGTTTTCGTTGTCAGGTCGTTCATGGACGGCATTCCTTACGAAATTCAGGAATCGGCTAAGATAGACGGAGCTAACGATTTTACAATCTATTGGCGAATCATCTTGCCGATGACGAAACCCGCGCTTGCGACGATCGGTCTGTTTCTAGCGGTCGGCCAGTGGAACTCTTGGTTCGATACTTACTTGTACAACGGTTCTAGCGAGCAGTTGACGACATTGCAATTCGAGCTTGTGAAAGTACTTCAAAGTACGACAAACAATTCCGGCGATTATCGATCACCGAACATTAGCCAAATCACGAACACTGTCTCACCAGATTCGGTTAAGATGGCAATCACGATTTTCGTCTCGGTGCCGATCCTGCTCGTCTATCCGTTCCTGCAGCGTTATTTCGTCAAAGGCTTGACGCTTGGCTCGGTCAAAGGCTGA
- a CDS encoding NfeD family protein: MALFLIGLVYAVITIFIGDIFSFSFDASGGSLPYLSPTTIGSFLTVFGGCGYFLSVNTSLPGILIGIIASLTALCISALMFVFIVLPLIRSEKNAAKSSQEMIGKVAEVVTTIVEGSKGEIIYEQGGIRLSAPAKLTGHGEPITQGELVRIVDVVSGTFIVKQI; the protein is encoded by the coding sequence TTGGCACTTTTTTTAATCGGTTTGGTGTATGCAGTCATAACGATATTTATTGGGGATATATTTAGTTTTAGCTTTGATGCCAGTGGAGGGAGTCTCCCCTATTTATCCCCTACAACAATTGGCTCTTTCCTTACAGTATTCGGAGGCTGTGGCTATTTTCTATCCGTCAACACAAGCCTTCCCGGTATTCTGATTGGTATTATCGCAAGCTTAACAGCACTCTGCATATCAGCGCTAATGTTTGTATTTATCGTATTGCCTTTGATCAGGTCGGAGAAAAATGCGGCCAAATCTTCGCAAGAAATGATCGGTAAAGTGGCGGAGGTGGTTACTACGATTGTGGAGGGTTCCAAGGGAGAAATCATCTATGAACAAGGTGGTATCCGACTAAGTGCACCAGCTAAGCTCACGGGTCATGGAGAACCGATCACGCAAGGGGAATTGGTGAGGATTGTTGATGTCGTAAGCGGTACTTTTATCGTTAAACAAATATAA
- a CDS encoding serine hydrolase: protein MDTTALSHEIVAYDLSSCIINYRGELKYHYEKSRNASSQLMPINSCTKSVLSALICIAMEQQLVASPDTLISHYFPQLRYEQDERKKKITLEHLLTLTAGFHWNEFGGINSFPKMTQSSDWIQYVLEQPMSDTPGAKMVYNSGVSQLLAAILTRATGMEITRYAELHLFNPLGIEQYDWNSDPQGIHTGGFGLQLSAQDMLKFGLLYLHKGVWNNREIIPLTRVDHSTKSAIAATPPERGYYGWHWWIDSVDALHYYYARGFGGQFIFVVPTFETVVVLTRKQRKKGLSPHDLFRLHIAPLLMSPQTN, encoded by the coding sequence ATGGATACCACAGCATTGTCACACGAAATTGTAGCCTACGATTTAAGTAGCTGTATCATTAATTATCGCGGAGAGCTAAAGTATCACTATGAAAAATCGAGAAATGCTTCCTCTCAGCTAATGCCTATTAACTCCTGCACCAAAAGTGTACTATCCGCCCTCATCTGCATTGCTATGGAACAACAGCTCGTTGCATCGCCAGATACTTTAATCTCACACTATTTCCCTCAGTTGCGTTATGAACAAGACGAACGTAAGAAGAAGATTACACTTGAGCATTTGCTAACTCTGACAGCAGGATTTCACTGGAATGAATTTGGCGGAATCAACTCCTTCCCAAAAATGACCCAATCTTCGGATTGGATACAATATGTGCTTGAACAACCTATGTCTGATACACCAGGCGCTAAAATGGTTTACAATTCGGGCGTATCACAATTACTAGCTGCGATATTAACACGCGCGACAGGGATGGAAATCACGCGTTATGCCGAGCTTCATCTGTTCAATCCACTCGGAATTGAACAATATGACTGGAACAGTGATCCACAGGGGATACATACTGGCGGATTTGGATTGCAGCTTTCTGCACAAGACATGCTAAAATTCGGTCTGCTTTATTTACATAAAGGGGTCTGGAATAATAGGGAAATTATCCCTCTTACCCGGGTGGATCATTCAACGAAGTCGGCCATTGCTGCAACACCACCTGAGCGAGGATATTACGGCTGGCATTGGTGGATTGATAGTGTAGATGCGCTCCACTACTATTACGCGAGAGGATTTGGAGGACAATTTATATTTGTTGTACCCACTTTCGAGACTGTCGTTGTACTCACTCGCAAACAGCGTAAGAAGGGCTTGTCCCCACACGATCTCTTCCGTCTACATATTGCTCCGTTGTTGATGTCTCCTCAAACAAATTAG
- a CDS encoding SPFH domain-containing protein, which translates to MDNVTYLVPIGIIVVLFLLAIVFSTRYRTVKADQAMIVTGALTKDGMKVVKAGGAFVWPVVQNAEFVSLQVHTLDIKTPEVYTSQGVPVMVDGVAQIKIKGDIESISTAAEQFLGKPEDELRIIATQTLEGHLRAILGQMTVEAVYKNRDEFARNVQEVAASDLNKMGLQIVSFTIRDVRDKNGYLEALGQPQIASVKRDAEIAKANAFRDETVAKAKAMEDGKKAEFNAETNIAESEKEMEVKKASFKKEQDMRKAEADQSYKLQEAKTLQSVKAEEMQIQVIEREKQIELETKEIERREKELEATVRKQAEAERFAQEQRAEADRYQIEAKARADAEAVRLSGQANADKERAEGTAEAEVIRLKGLAEAEAKDKIAEAMKKYGEAAIAEMIIDQFPAIASAISEPLSKTEKIVIIDSGSGQGGGASKVTGYVTDILAKMPETVKALTGADITQLVRRISQLPESTEKVDKED; encoded by the coding sequence ATGGATAATGTGACTTACCTTGTTCCTATCGGAATTATCGTTGTGTTGTTCTTGCTAGCAATTGTGTTCTCAACTAGATATCGCACAGTGAAAGCTGACCAAGCCATGATTGTTACAGGTGCATTAACGAAAGATGGCATGAAGGTTGTTAAGGCGGGTGGGGCATTCGTATGGCCTGTCGTTCAAAATGCGGAATTCGTCTCCTTACAGGTACATACGCTAGACATTAAAACGCCAGAAGTATATACCTCACAAGGTGTGCCGGTAATGGTTGATGGTGTCGCACAAATTAAGATCAAGGGAGATATCGAGTCTATCTCCACTGCAGCAGAACAGTTTCTAGGCAAACCGGAAGACGAACTGCGTATTATTGCAACTCAAACGTTGGAGGGACATCTAAGAGCAATACTTGGACAAATGACTGTTGAAGCGGTGTATAAAAATAGAGATGAGTTCGCTCGCAACGTACAGGAAGTCGCAGCGAGTGATTTGAACAAGATGGGACTGCAAATCGTATCGTTCACGATTCGCGATGTGCGAGACAAGAACGGATACTTAGAAGCACTCGGGCAACCGCAGATCGCTTCTGTGAAACGTGACGCTGAAATTGCGAAAGCGAACGCATTCCGCGATGAGACGGTTGCGAAGGCGAAAGCGATGGAGGATGGAAAGAAAGCAGAATTCAACGCTGAAACGAATATCGCTGAATCCGAGAAGGAAATGGAAGTGAAGAAGGCGTCCTTCAAGAAGGAACAGGATATGCGTAAAGCCGAAGCGGACCAATCCTATAAGCTTCAGGAGGCCAAAACGCTACAATCGGTTAAGGCAGAAGAAATGCAGATTCAGGTTATCGAGCGGGAGAAGCAAATCGAGCTAGAGACGAAGGAAATTGAACGTCGTGAGAAAGAGCTGGAAGCTACCGTGCGTAAGCAAGCGGAAGCGGAGAGATTCGCTCAGGAGCAACGTGCAGAAGCGGATCGTTATCAGATCGAAGCTAAGGCAAGAGCGGATGCTGAAGCCGTTCGCTTGTCAGGGCAGGCGAATGCGGATAAGGAGCGGGCAGAAGGTACTGCAGAAGCCGAGGTAATCAGGCTGAAGGGTCTTGCTGAAGCAGAAGCGAAGGATAAGATTGCGGAAGCGATGAAGAAGTACGGTGAAGCAGCAATAGCGGAAATGATTATCGATCAGTTCCCGGCGATTGCTAGTGCAATCTCTGAGCCGTTGTCGAAGACAGAGAAAATTGTAATTATCGATAGTGGCAGTGGTCAGGGCGGAGGAGCATCCAAAGTAACGGGTTATGTAACGGATATTTTGGCTAAGATGCCCGAGACGGTAAAGGCATTGACAGGTGCGGATATTACGCAATTAGTACGTCGCATCTCCCAACTCCCAGAGTCGACGGAAAAAGTAGATAAAGAGGATTAA
- a CDS encoding Nramp family divalent metal transporter — translation MNGQVEQVQENTGWLRRSSNVSLEEVNNSIKVPDKVKFWRKFFAFAGPGSLVAVGYVDPGNWATSIAGGARFGYTLLSVILISNLIAMLLQSLAAKLGVVTGRDLAQATRDAVGKKTSIILWILSEIAIIACDLAEVIGSAIALNLLFGIPLLLGILITTLDVLLLLLLQKKGFRIIESIIIVLMATIFIVFVFEVIVSKPEISALLGGYVPRFEIVTNPEMLFISLGILGATVMPHNLYLHSSIVQTRQFKRNKEGRKEALKFSILDSNISLIIAFLINSAILILGAAAFHGKGLDVSEIEGAYQLLSPTVGVGIASTLFAVALLASGQNSTITGTLAGQIVMEGFVNLRVTPWLRRIITRLIAVVPAFVVTWIAGSKGTGDLLLWSQVVLSLQLPFAVIPLVLFTSDKRKMGEFANRTWVKVLSWLSTVIILSLNIFLVAYIIITGHDLG, via the coding sequence ATGAATGGTCAGGTTGAACAGGTACAGGAAAATACCGGGTGGCTACGACGCAGTTCTAATGTAAGCTTGGAGGAAGTTAACAACTCTATTAAAGTTCCAGACAAGGTGAAATTTTGGCGGAAGTTTTTTGCTTTTGCAGGCCCAGGATCGTTAGTAGCTGTAGGTTATGTGGACCCTGGCAACTGGGCGACATCAATTGCTGGGGGAGCGCGTTTTGGCTATACCTTGTTGTCTGTTATTCTAATTTCCAATTTGATTGCAATGTTACTTCAATCTCTGGCGGCAAAATTAGGGGTTGTGACGGGTCGGGATTTAGCCCAAGCGACTAGAGATGCGGTTGGAAAAAAAACATCGATTATTCTTTGGATTTTATCCGAGATTGCAATTATTGCGTGTGATTTAGCAGAGGTTATCGGATCGGCCATCGCTCTTAATTTACTATTCGGAATACCGTTACTACTGGGTATTTTAATAACAACACTAGATGTGTTGCTTTTGTTGCTTTTACAGAAGAAAGGGTTTCGTATTATTGAATCCATCATCATCGTCTTAATGGCGACGATATTCATTGTATTCGTATTTGAAGTGATCGTTTCAAAACCAGAAATATCAGCGTTATTAGGTGGTTATGTACCGAGGTTTGAAATTGTTACAAATCCGGAGATGTTGTTTATCTCTTTAGGGATCTTAGGAGCAACTGTAATGCCACATAATCTTTATTTGCACTCGTCCATCGTGCAAACAAGACAATTCAAACGAAATAAAGAAGGTCGGAAAGAAGCTTTGAAGTTTTCTATATTGGATTCGAATATATCACTAATTATTGCCTTCTTAATAAACTCTGCCATTCTTATTCTTGGTGCGGCTGCTTTCCACGGAAAAGGTTTGGATGTTTCTGAAATTGAAGGAGCTTATCAACTATTGAGCCCTACTGTAGGCGTAGGAATTGCAAGCACTTTATTTGCTGTTGCTTTGCTCGCATCTGGTCAAAATTCAACGATCACTGGAACATTAGCAGGACAAATTGTAATGGAAGGATTTGTGAACCTTAGAGTCACCCCATGGCTACGCCGTATAATTACTCGATTAATAGCTGTCGTGCCAGCATTTGTTGTTACGTGGATTGCCGGGTCAAAGGGAACAGGGGATTTACTCTTATGGAGCCAAGTTGTACTCAGTTTACAATTGCCCTTTGCAGTTATTCCGCTCGTATTATTCACAAGCGATAAAAGGAAGATGGGAGAGTTTGCAAACCGAACTTGGGTTAAAGTATTATCTTGGCTTTCTACTGTGATTATTCTATCTTTAAATATTTTCCTAGTCGCTTACATCATAATAACCGGTCATGATTTAGGTTAA